tgcttttatagtagttgattgtccttctacatataatgctgtgattggaaggcctattctagttgaCCTACGAGCCCCGACCTCGGTCTgacacctagccatgaagtttccaacagacgcaggggtaggatgcgtgttgggaaactagtGAGAAGTGCGAGAATGTTATAATTGCTCAATTACCAAGGAAAAAGGGGCAGATCGGGGGAAAAATGAGAAAAGGTTGCTGTTGGCGAATAAactacaagcccaatcaggtgagcaagtcaccaaatagggtgttgcccaaagggaggatagggatttggatcctcgctttggggattttgaagaagattcAGGGTCAGTGgaggacctcaaggaggtccaacttgatgagacagatccgaccagggttgtgaaagtcggtaaaaacttagagacaataacaaagcaaaaactggtggaatttttaaagaagaaccaggaggtgtttgcctggtcacataaggatatGGTTGGTATTGACCcagtagttatcagccatgtcttgaatatagataaaagttttacaccagtacaacaaaagaggaggttgcttgacaaagatagatcaaaggcgttaaaagaagaagtcgagaagctagaGGAGAACatattcatcagggtggcattttatccatcttgggtctctaatcctgtactggttcccaagtAGAATGGAAattggaggacgtgcgtggatttcaaagacctcaataaagcctacctgaaggattgtttcccacttccaaggatcgaccagctggtcgatgccacatcagggcatgatatcttatcattcatggatgcatactctgggtacaatcagatcactATGCACCCACTTGGAGagaatcacactagctttcaaaccgatacagggctttactgttacaatgtaatgcctttcggtttgaaaaatgctgatGCGACTTACctgcgactagtcaatcacatgttcaaagagctgatcggtgttaacatggaggtatatgttgatgacatgctggttaggtaggaagaaggcagaagaacacatcagggacctgcaagagtgcttcaacgtcttgaacaaatatcagatgaagttgaatccccttatgtgttcctttggagttggatcggggaaatttttgggattcatagtgaactcgcgaggtatcgaagctaatcccgaaaagatcaaggccctgatcgagatgaagtcactagctaaaattaaagatgttcaaagcctaactaagAGGATTGCCGCTTTGAGTAGAATCATTTctaagtcaacagacaagtgcgttccattttttaatctacttaggggaaacgAGAAATTAGAATGGATGGAAGAGTGCGAGTAGGGTTTCCAGGCTCTAAattctcatatgtcgcaaccaccgatttTGTCCAAGTCAGTcgagaaagaaactttgttcatctatttggtagTCACTGAGTATGCTGCTATCGCTGTcctgatcagagaggaggaacatgttcaaaaagttgtgtattatataagcaaaaggctagtaGAAGCAGAGTTGCGGTATctgcccattgagaaattagcctattgctttattttggcctccagaaagctgcgaccatacttccaagctcaccccatctagttctcaccgaccagccactacgacaagtcctgcagaaaccagaagtgACCGGttgattgttgaaatgggcaattgaacttgaacagttcgatatttcttactCACCACAAGCAGCTGTGAAGGGACATGCTCCAGCAGACTTTGTTGCAGAACTTACTGAGCTCCAGGATATCGAGCCAATAGAAGAGCCTGAActccaaagccaaactccttcctggaagttattcgtagatggctcttccaacgagcacaatactggagcaggtttgatcttagtcacgcctgaaggacatcgattccactgtgtAATCATATTCGACTTCATAGCGTCTAATAACGAAGACGAATAGGAAGCTATGCTcccaggattaagattagccaaggacatggatataaagtcacttgaaatctacaatgactcccagttagtggttaatcaaattattggagaatatcaagcctggGGTCTTAAGATGgctgcttatttgaacaaagcaaaagaCTTATTGGTacatttcaaaaaatatactCACCAGCAAGGACCTCGCGACCataactcaaacgctgatgctttggccaagttagcaaacGCGAAGGATCCTGCACCTTGAATATAGTACTTGTTGAACATTTGCCCACACCGAGCATTCAAGTATAAGAGTCTTCCCTGGTAATCAAAGAAACATACACATGGACGACACCCTTCATTGAATACTTAGAGCATAGAGTGCTGCCGGCGggcagaaacaaagcaagaaccctcCAGAGATAGTCGGCTTGATTCATTCTGGTCGATGGAGTTTTGTATAGGAGatggtactcaatgccacttctaaggtgtgtttcaaaggaaaaggccaaggaattaatgcaagaagtccatgaaggtttctgtggagatcatgctgggggggtcagagtttatcaaaaaagatcttaaggcaaggatacttctagaaaatgatgaatgaagactctgtggattttgttcggaagtgtgacaagtgccaaaggttctccaagataccacgagccgcccctaatgagctaaaacaaatgcaaagcccgtggccattcgcagtatgggggatagatttgatcgggtctttacccacgggaaaaggaaacgtcaagtatgttgtagttgatgttgactacttcacaaagtgggccgaagctgagccacttgcaacaataacgaccatgaaggtgctagattttgtggtaaaaaatatcgcGTGTtgctatgggttgccaagaaagattgtctcaaataatggcacacaatttgacagcgatttgttcacagatttttgcgaaaggcacgggattatcaagagtttttcttcagtagctcatccgcaagaaaACAGATAGGTTGAAGTtgtcaacaagacactgaaggataccctgaagtaAAGgtttgaagaagcaaagggggcatggccagaatagtTACCTGAATTCATTTGGTTGTACAAAacgtcccatcgaacagcaacgggccatactccattttctttggcctatggatatgaagccatgttgcctgttgaattagatccaccatcgcatagaaggttggcatacgatcagagtTTTAAGagtcaattattgatggaatctttggatttggtcaatgaaaggcacgagcaagctcaactccgtGTAGCAgcctaccagcaaaaggtcgctcggtatttcaactctaaagtacacaaaagaaaatttaacatgggagatttggtacttagaagagtttttcttaacacacgCGATCAAGTTgtcggagtgcttggacctaactaggaaggtccatatcaaattgaagaagtcctccaaccaggcaccaataaacttgcttgcttaaatggagatctcattcctcgctattggaatggataaCACCTGCGCAcgtattatcaataaataattatttttaaagatctGGCTTgaattaatttcactttttacaagtttatgaacaagggttagtcagtcgtatgactagtcgcttataagtgtaagatcaattttttgaTCACTCATATAGAAACGGTTGTcaatttattatgagaaataaaaggaactgtgcacaaccagttattcttgccaattattgtatttattacaagtattttctcattacgtgtgttggtttgctatattatcatttttataagtctctattacgagcagtaatgttcgaacaggtcctggtcttggcaagtgaccaaggaccttaagctcctcaatcacttggggggcatataaggtactaagcaagcaaagcatatcaacaggcatatgtaaacacacgagaaaaataagggaaagcatactacagtacttagagtatttttcattattttgtttaaattttgtcaaataaaaaaaagtgttatgctaagttcggtcatgtgaatagatgttataataaattgcaaatattataatatcaaagtaaAATGTTTTACATTGCGAGCAGTTGCTACTCGGATGTAATTgctaattaaattaaaagttgccctacgcagcaaaaaattgtcttgacatcacgagccgtggttcgtgtgtcctagttacaaattaaaataaaataaataaagttatgaaGTAGCAGGAGCAGCTGGAGGATCCTGCTGAGGCTGTTGGTCGACTTTGGTATCAGCACCCTCGTCAATGCCTTCAATACCTGTTGCCTCATATGTTCCTTGAGCAATTTGAACGCTCAGGCGAGAAACGCACTTAGCCAGCTCAGCCTACTTCATATGTTCTGGCAAATAATCATAGTTGGCCTTAGGACTGCTTTTCCAATACATATAAAAGCACTTCAACGTTGTTTCCTTGAACCTCTCCAAGTCACCAGCGTTGGTCTCTTCGAGCAATTTGACTCGCTCCTCCAGTTCAGCAGTTTCTTTCTTGCTGATAGCTAGTTCGTCTTGGATTTTGGAGGCCTCTTTGAAATTAATCACcgaagcctccttgtacttcgCTTTGGACTCAGTGACTTTGGCCAAGGCCTCTTTATGTTGCTTCAGCTCCTCGCCCAGTTTGGCATTTCTCTCCTCCACCACTCTTAGTTCCTCACCCAGTTGGGCATGTCTATCCTCGACCGCCTTGAGCTGCTCGGCGAGTCTTCCCTTGACAGCCTTAATCTCTTCAGCATGTTTGGCAGACGTCTCCTCCGAGCAACGCCAACCGGTACTCAGGGTCAAAACTCCTTGCGATCAGAGAAAAAGTAAAGCTGTTAGTATGAATAAAAAGGGCGAGATAGACAACTAAAGCAcaacaaaaaaaaatagcaaCTTCCACTAAGTATTTCATTCAGCGAGCGACTGAGAATCTACTCAACCTTCATGGAGGAGACATTGCTGAAGATTTCTTGACTGCACTGATGTCTTGATAGCTTCTTCAGTTTGTCATTGGTCGAGTTGTAGGCTGTGTTCAGGACTGCCTCGGCCTGAGTTTTTCTTGACTGATCAGGAGGTGTTGGGTTGACAAGAGCTGGAGGAATCGGGTCGAAAGGATCTGGGGGCGTCGGGTCGACGGGAGCTGGAGGAAGAGTACTTTCCTTGGAAGGTACATGTGTAGGAGGGTCCTCAGTTCGAGCCCTTTTCTTGGAAGGGTCACTGCTACTTTCCCCAGGGTACCGCTTGCTTTCTTTCCTCCTACTCGCAGGAGTCTTGGCTTTGGGGTTGCTGTATAGATTGAACGCCTCTCCGAAATTCATGACTGCAGGATAGAAATGAATGCttagaaaatataaattaagttaaaaAAGCAAGGAAATATGAGcaagaaaaattctaagtagtatacccgagctACTATTACTGGTTGATCATTATTTATGGTACTACTGTTATACTCTCTGcttcgaagaagtctgaatttaaactactGATCACATATTTCAAATAAATGACATGGAATGGGAAaattgtctaagagtgagaagtcagtaccgttctcatcagaagactcgAGTATGGGTTCGGGGTATTTTGGAAGTTTCTACTTGTCCTTCCTGTGTTGGGTTGGAACAGCAGCAACTCGTGGGATGCTAgaaggttccctgatggtcactcctgttGTCTGCCTTCTCGGAGGTTGTAACACATCTTGATGCTACTTAGGGATCTCTCTTCCAGTAACACTCCCTGCTgtagactccctcacatcctggtgaggttcCAGAAGGCCGACCAACCTTAAGTTGCTCTCAGTTACCAGCTCTTTGATGCTCTTCTTGACgttcgtcatgctggccaaggctgttgcccttatctccatctctggagtaggtaCTGGTCGGTACCACGGACCTAAACAACACCACATTTATAAAGATGGTATAAAGAAGCTGGAAGAAAGTAAGCGACCAGTAAATAAAAGATTTACCTCCTCAGGTGAAGGCCAAGTTATCAGTGACCAGGTCCGTTGTAAGAAAGTACTCCTATAATTACTTCactacattggatttgtaggtgatgtCGCTCAGGAAGGTACGAGCACACTCttggtggtagaagtggaagaaccccgtgttgctgtggttggggttggacttgagatcgaacatgtagttgatctcgtgtggtgTAGGTACAAGCCACTtcttatggttataaaggatatagagcgcagATAATACTCTATATCTGTTgggagtgatttggaagggggcgacctcaaaataattggccaccccttggaagaatttGTGCagaggcaagattgcccctgccatgatatggtacctcgaccaggcccTGAAGGCGACCTCAGGCACGTTTGCCCTCTGGCCGGTTGAAGGTTTGATAAGGGTTATCCCAGAAAGACCATACGTCTTGAGATAGTTAGTTACCATCCTAGCAGATATGGTGCTAGGAGGCGCAACATACCATTCGACCTCTAGCCTAAGGCCGTCACGAGGTCGGGCTTTAGTTTGAATCTCGGGAGGTACATTATTTATAGGCTAAGGATTGGTAGAAGGCTCTTTGGTGCGAGGGGCATGCTGGTTAGAAGGAGGGTTGGCTGTTCTCTTCTTTCTACGAGCAATATACTTCACATGACCCATGTTAGGTGGACTGAGCGGAGGTCTGGTCGTTGGGTTGTGTTGAGAAAATGGGACTTCTAATAATGGCAGTGACgtttgttcttgatcctcgaacagtaGTGCAAGCAGATCATCATCAATcaacctctcacctccccaaggatcgtgcatgaaaatctgagaACAGAAaaagggagatgagaatctattagagaatatattttatttcaatggaaatggtaagaaatattacaactctatgcaaaaaatataatggacaagatgattgattaaaaagagtgttacaactctataaatgaaaatacaaacaaacaaagaaaggaagaagaagaaggagaagaagagaatggtgaaagatacaactctaaacaaaagattacaagtaaaggaaatgtgtttgaaacaaaagaaaagaagattacaactctaaacaaaagttacaagtaaatagaaaatgaaaataagaagaaaagcaatagagaaaaaatgtatgaacaaaacaatagtaaactctcacttacagaACCTAAGTGaggagggttggggatcaccaacttgaacaagtaagggatctctcacatatttttggaaatgctttctggaataatcaagcctcaaggtgtattttccagccaagtgctttgtggatggaaaattgtgtgtcttgcaagtgagcattaggctcctatttatagagtttgagatacccctttgaatttcaaattccaccaacccccatggctgttaccaatgtttaattggttgtttatggaattaaaatggagatttgggagttatttgggatgttggaaccgttcaatttggaaaaaactgaaaaaccaaataggttgtcagcctcactagTCGCGGttaggacttttcagtggccgcagccacaggcccttttcagcacaaaaaagtcatttttccaaaacgttccaaaacatcccaaatcctttcctacatgattttgtaacctcaaAACACCTATTggaagttaaaaacatgtctccaacagccatatttcatcatggctttgtgaaatccaatctcaattGGGTAACAtgtaatatacacattattgggtaatatttgagagttacaaatttgtaactgattttgtaactccaaaatatgtcacatttgggcacacacatgtgtctaatttttgtgactctcaataatatgttacaaggtgtgacaaatcacattttgtcacattatttaatctaatattatattatatgaaataatataacataatctACGGCCAACAAATAGAAGAAGTGGaaacgttgggataacgttgctcgtgtataaaagataagattttatacgaccaacaataTTCTAACGTAAACATTAAAaacatgcgaacagtttggaaaaatggattaaaaagcagaagtgaaaagttttttcaaggAAACTTTTCGACTCCCAaaataggcgggaaaaacccaaatCTTTCCGAATGCATAAAAatcgaaattttacttcgattttgcgccCTAAATCAGTATTCCTACTTCCCAAGCCAATTCATAAGCCTTATTTAGTGTCTTTGCTAATTCAAACTCCTATCCTAATATGTTACTACCTACGAGCACAATTACCCCGAAAttgtttttctcaagaacattcaaaaactcaaagCCCGAATATCAGAAAACTAGATAAATGAATGTGGCATGGTATAACAGAGACAAATcgatcaagaaacttacttgaattTAAGATTGAAGTGAAGTCACGAGCTTTGATACAAGCGGCTGGACAGACACACCACAGATCACCAAAGTTTTCTGAGTtttttcttctgagttcttgagaaaaagaagagtggtaaaaggtaaaaagtgAGAAGAGTAGGTTATTTATACTGATCATGGCACAAttaaaaaggtaatgatgggggatgagttttcgaaacgtggggaatcgtgttagccgtcaaaacacttttgggaaactgcaacaaCCATAATTAGTCACTTTTTCGAAAAGGTGCTGACATATGTGACAGGTCATACGGAAGGTTGGTCgcttaagtttattatatgttggtcgcagtaaaataaacttggggggcaaatgtttacccaaaaaaggactGCTTGATGATGTGGCAGAATTAGCCTACACGTGGAATACACGTGGTAGTTTAAGTGAGTATAATTTGTTCGACCATCAACCAGAAGATCATTGGCTCATCAGACATCAtatttatgggcgaccagtctggtcgtatcttttcatctatttccttcaaatatgtaatcttataattacatattaattgtaatttccattattatttagatacgacggcattaaatgtaattaaggcccattggcccaggtagaactccttaagcctataaataagaatcaaagggctcaagagaggggacttttaaacttcgaAATTCTAAGAGAGGAatagagtgtttttatccaccataattgtattcatctgaaagcttgtgaaactcgtgaaccctagttcattgatcatagtTCTTGGAAgtatacatcaataagaacactaagtggaggtAGGTTGTTAACATTTTATTGGGGCCAAActactatatatattttgtgtcgtttatcttttcatcttgatttcatctcattttctatcgttttacttgactccatgtcattgaccaattcgagggtcaacaatgaCGAACTACTTCCAGGAGCCATTGACGAGGAGACTCAAGTGAGGCTCATCCTGAATAGCCTTGCTCCTACTTTTCTGACATTCACCACAAACTACTTGAACAAGCTAAAGTATGGGATGACTCAATTGTTGAACAAACTCTATTTGTACACAGCGATTAATGGTGGACCAAAAAATGGAGGAGAGAAGAAGGCTTTTACTACTACAACTTCTACAAATGGTGCCCATGCCAAAGCTAACCTAGCTTCCGCTCCAAAGGGCAAGAAGAGAAAATGTGGGCAGGCCAACAACCCTAAATCTGCCAAGGTAGAAAAACTAAAAGGTTCTGCGAAGCCTACAAAGGGTAAGAAGAAAGGCAAGAAAGATAAAGGTGCATGTTTCCAGTGCAACAAGAAAGGGAGTTGGAAGAAGGATAGCCCAAAACAACTAGCAGCTAGAAACAAAGGTAATGATAGTTTTTCATGTCTTAGATGAATGTGTTTTGGTAGATGATAAATATGTTTGGATTGTTGATTCAGGATCCACTAACCATGTATGCACTTCTTTACAGGTGCTTAGCCAATGAGAGGAAGGGAAAGATGGCGAACTAAATTtgagagttgggaatggagcgttcgtcAAAGTCAAGGCCAGAGGACAAGCTCGTCTAAAGTTTGGaacaaaatttttgtttttagaaaatgtttattttattcaaaacttTAGTCATAATTTAATTCCAATTTCTTTATTACATGAACAACATTTAGCTGTAACTATTATaagtttaattatatttatttctttcaatggatgtgaattgtgtgttgcatgtatggaaaacaggctttatgtTCTGCGACCAAACAAACCCTACGTGCTAAATAACGAATTATTCAAAGTGGCAAAACATAGGACCGATAAACCACAAAAGattgataacgataatatgacatatCTATGACACTTACGTCTTAGTCGTATTAGCTTTGATAGGATTTGAAGACTTAGAAAAGACGtgcctttgagggaactaaccattggtgaattacctatctgtgagtCTTGTCTGGAGGGCAAaatgaccaagcatccattctctgcaaagggagACAAGGCCAAGGAACCGCTCGGGCCTTGTACAAGCAAAGGGTAATTTTGAGGACTTTGTCACTTCCATTAACGATTACTCTTGATACTTATccctttacctaatgcataggaattCAAAAACTTTTTCGGATTTTAAGGAGTTCCTTGCAATGGCTCAAAACTAATTAggttaaaatttaaatatcttgcgatctgataggggtagagaatatttggatatgtagttccaagatcatttaactgaacttgcaGTTATATCTCAACTTACTTCCCCAAGCCACCTataacaaaatggtgttgcggaACGTCGAAATCGCACGTTGTTAGAAATGGTTAAGTCTATGCTAATTTACTCGACTCTTCCCACATTTTTCTGGGGACACGCGATAGAGAATGCAAACGACATCCTAAAAGTTGTGTCATCCAAATCAGTTCCCAATACACCTTTAGAATGGTGGAATGGtcgtaaacctagtttacatcattacagaatatgggggtgtcccgcccatgtcctgaggaaaaaggaaggaagctAGTACCAtaaactaaagtttgcatgtttttttaGCTATCCTAAAGTTTCTCATGGTGGTCTTTTCTATAGTTCTATAGATGAGAAAGTGTTTGATTCcataaatgctacttttctagaaaatgattATGTACAAAACTTAAAACCTCAGAGCAAAGTAGTATTAGAGGAAATGTTTTCAGATTTGATTTctaccaatgttccatcatcatcaatgcaagttgatgtTGGCATTCCCACTCTTCCTCTGCAACCAACACAATTAGTTTTGAATGAAGAAGGCAATACCATTGTTCCAGTTCAAACAGTCATGGAACCttatcgtagtgggagggtttctcggaaccctgttcactatggtttggacgGTGAAACCAACATGGTCGTTGGAGACACAAGTGCTGATGACCCATTGTCTTTTAAACAGACAATGGATAATTTCAAATAGAAtaatggctcgaagccatgaaacaggaaatggagtccttGTACTCTAATTCTGTTTGAGATATTGTAGAagaacctagtgactttagggccattgggtgcaagtggaccTACAAGAGTAAAcgaggagctgatggaaaggttgaaacttataaagctcaacTCATGGCAAGGGGTTATACCCAGAGAGAATGAGTGggctatgaggaaacttttagtccagtttCCATGTTAAAATCCATCAACATACTCCTATCCATAGCAACAACTCTCGATTATGAGATATGAAAAATTGACGTCAAGATTGCTTTCCTTAACGGGAATCTTGATGAgatcatttatatggatcaaccagaggGATTTAAA
This genomic interval from Humulus lupulus chromosome 8, drHumLupu1.1, whole genome shotgun sequence contains the following:
- the LOC133795853 gene encoding uncharacterized protein LOC133795853 codes for the protein MNFGEAFNLYSNPKAKTPASRRKESKRYPGESSSDPSKKRARTEDPPTHVPSKESTLPPAPVDPTPPDPFDPIPPALVNPTPPDQSRKTQAEAVLNTAYNSTNDKLKKLSRHQCRVLTLSTGWRCSEETSAKHAEEIKAVKGRLAEQLKAVEDRHAQLGEELRVVEERNAKLGEELKQHKEALAKVTESKAKYKEASVINFKEASKIQDELAISKKETAELEERVKLLEETNAGDLERFKETTLKCFYMYWKSSPKANYDYLPEHMK